The Haloplanus sp. CK5-1 genome segment TGTGATTAATCGGGAGAACGCTCGGGTGTCGCCGGCGCGTCGCCGTCGGTCGGTGCTCGACGGGAGAGCTCAGCGGGTGGCGATGAGGAACGTGGGCTCTATCTCAGGTAGCCGAGCGATTCGAGGCGGTCGGCGGCCACCCTGTCGGTGGGTCGGCCGTCGTCCGATCCGGCGGGGTCGGACCGGCAGTCGGTCACGGGATCCACCCCGTCGAGTTCGCCGAGCAACTGGTCGAGCGCGAACGCCATATTGAGGTCGGCGTAGTAGAGGACGCGATGGGTGACTTCCGGATCGGTGGCGCGGCGTTACTTGTCGAGATCCGGCGTGAACAGTCCTCAGCGGAGACGAACACAGTTCCCCGTTCGGAGGTATCCACAGCCGCCGGACTGCCGGCGGCGGTAGACCGGCGTCGTAGTAGGCGCTCACCCCGCGGCGCGGACGGGGAAGAACGTCCCCTTCGGACCGACGCCCTGCTCCTATAGTAGCGTTTGTAACTGTCCGCACACCTGATCGAACGCAGTCATGCGATCAGGTGTGTGATGACTTACAAAGGCTACTATAGAGGACATCCGAGTCGTCGTCGAAACGAACTCGGAGGTGCGTTGCCGGTCGCCGTCTGTGAGCCAGTCCATACCCACCCGTAAGCCGAACGATCACCTAAGTAGACGGAGATTCCCGGCGGGCACGGAGCCGACAGGACCGAGACAGTCCATCCGGATCGGCCGCGCGTCCCCACCCTTTTGACCGCGTCGCTCGAACGCACGATCATGGGCGAGCGAACCTGCTACGTGGAGTTCTGCCCGGAGTGTAAGGCACCGGTTCCAGTCGTCGACGGCGAGTGCTCGGACTGTGGGGCGTCGCTGGAGTCGGCCTGATCGACGCGTTCGCTCGCCCGTGGGTCCGCGCCGCCGTGGGGCGTCTCCCGCTCCCGGATCCGGACGCCGTGGACCGACTCGGTGGCGTCGTCGACGACGACGGCCTCGCCGGGTTCGGCGGGAAGTCGGTCACGAAGCCGCCCCTCGAGATACGTCGGGGTGGCCGCCGACAGCGCCGCGACGTCGTCGCCCGCAGTGATAGTGTCTAGGGAACTGTTTTACCGATAGAGACGCTGGCGTTGGTAATGGGTCGGCTTGACGATATCACGCTCGAAGAACTCTACGATCTCAAGGACCAGATCGACGAAGGGAAGCCGCGAGAACGTGTTCTCGCGGCGATCGGGCGCAAGAAGGGCGATCAACTGGATACACTGGCTGACCGCCACGGTGTTGTCGAGAAAACGATTCGCAACTGGCTCGATCGGTTCAAGGAAGAACCGATCGAGCAGGCACCTTACGACGCTCCTCGACCAGGAGGTCCAGCAAAAATCGAGGGCAAA includes the following:
- a CDS encoding IS630 family transposase; this encodes MGRLDDITLEELYDLKDQIDEGKPRERVLAAIGRKKGDQLDTLADRHGVVEKTIRNWLDRFKEEPIEQAPYDAPRPGGPAKIEGKDRERLFEQLQQPPTELGYDQQAWSAKLLLHHAKEEYGVEYHETYAYDLLKEAGLSLRTARPQHHEADPEEKTEFQETVEKNGPN